One region of Lebetimonas natsushimae genomic DNA includes:
- a CDS encoding V-type ATP synthase subunit A — protein MVEITSINGPIVNARYENEYPLMNEYVYVGKKELIGEIIRVTKDEITIQVYEDTTSLKLKENVKLTSSLLSAYLAPGILGSVYDGIQRNLFNLEERVVRGAKSFPLNMEKKYYFKPSVKNGEYIKRGQIIGLVEDNNFIYKILSEFEGKIEDLKEGDFNIKEIIARVGENSVRMLTKRPLRITNKIKRIPLDEPLITGQRIIDFMFPISKGGSASIPGGFGTGKTVLQQTLAKYCNADVIIYIGCGERGNEMTEILEEFPKLVDPRNKQPLMNRTVLIANTSDMPVSARESSIYLGITIGEYFRDMGYSVALMADSTSRWAEAMRELSSRMGELPMEEGYPADVSSKIASIYERAGKIETVNKEIGSLSIIGAVSPAGGDFSEPITMHTKRFTSVFWALDKTLANARFYPAINYLNSYSNYIENLKQWWEKIGNWSEIRQEFNNILSKDEQLQKIVKLLGIQSLPEEEKLTVYIAEIIKEAFLQQNAFDEVDAFCSTEKQMEIAKTILLIFNIFKQGMLQKIPVETLKNQKIINEFIQSKYFIKNDEYEKYEDLREKIKQYYENFIKNYGE, from the coding sequence ATGGTAGAAATTACTTCAATAAACGGACCTATTGTAAATGCAAGGTATGAAAATGAATATCCTTTAATGAATGAATATGTTTATGTAGGAAAAAAGGAATTAATTGGTGAAATTATAAGGGTTACAAAAGATGAAATTACAATCCAGGTATATGAAGACACCACATCTCTTAAACTTAAAGAAAATGTAAAATTGACTTCTTCCCTTTTAAGTGCGTATTTAGCCCCAGGAATATTGGGAAGTGTTTATGACGGAATTCAAAGGAACTTGTTTAATTTAGAAGAAAGAGTTGTAAGAGGAGCAAAATCTTTTCCTTTAAATATGGAAAAAAAATATTATTTCAAACCTTCTGTAAAAAACGGTGAATATATAAAAAGAGGGCAGATTATAGGGTTGGTGGAGGATAATAATTTTATATATAAAATTTTAAGTGAATTTGAAGGTAAAATAGAGGATTTAAAAGAAGGGGATTTTAATATAAAAGAAATTATTGCGAGAGTTGGAGAAAACAGTGTTCGAATGCTTACAAAAAGACCTTTAAGAATTACAAATAAAATAAAAAGGATACCTTTAGACGAGCCATTAATTACAGGGCAGAGAATTATAGATTTTATGTTTCCTATAAGTAAAGGCGGAAGTGCTTCAATTCCCGGGGGGTTTGGAACAGGAAAAACCGTTTTGCAGCAAACACTGGCAAAATATTGTAATGCGGATGTTATAATTTATATAGGATGCGGGGAGAGAGGGAATGAAATGACTGAAATTTTGGAAGAATTTCCGAAATTAGTTGATCCTAGAAATAAACAGCCTTTAATGAACAGAACTGTTTTAATAGCTAATACTTCAGATATGCCCGTTTCCGCCAGAGAATCATCAATTTATCTTGGCATTACCATAGGTGAATATTTTAGGGATATGGGATATAGTGTGGCTTTAATGGCGGATTCCACCTCAAGATGGGCGGAAGCTATGAGAGAACTTTCCAGCAGAATGGGTGAACTTCCTATGGAAGAAGGTTATCCAGCTGATGTTTCGTCAAAAATCGCTTCTATTTATGAAAGGGCAGGAAAAATTGAAACAGTAAATAAGGAGATTGGTTCTTTAAGTATAATAGGTGCAGTTTCCCCCGCGGGAGGTGATTTTTCAGAACCGATTACAATGCATACCAAAAGATTTACAAGCGTTTTCTGGGCTCTTGATAAGACACTTGCAAATGCAAGATTTTATCCTGCAATCAATTACTTGAACAGTTATTCCAATTATATTGAAAATTTAAAACAGTGGTGGGAAAAAATAGGAAATTGGAGTGAAATCAGACAGGAGTTTAACAACATTCTTTCAAAAGACGAGCAGCTTCAAAAAATTGTTAAACTTTTAGGAATTCAATCTTTGCCCGAAGAAGAAAAGTTAACCGTTTATATTGCAGAAATTATAAAAGAGGCTTTTTTACAGCAAAATGCCTTTGATGAGGTGGATGCATTCTGTTCGACTGAAAAACAGATGGAAATTGCAAAAACCATTTTGTTAATTTTTAATATCTTCAAACAGGGAATGCTTCAGAAAATTCCTGTAGAAACTTTAAAAAATCAAAAAATAATAAACGAATTTATACAGAGTAAATATTTCATAAAAAATGATGAATATGAAAAGTATGAGGATTTAAGAGAAAAAATAAAGCAATATTATGAAAATTTTATAAAAAATTACGGAGAATAA
- a CDS encoding V-type ATP synthase subunit D — translation MVRNKTTLLELKTELEIIKEGENVLEQKRDALIKEIMKMVDIVDTRRKKLNEHMRSCYNVLIKAFMENGGKIEKEDFVKTELKVVEKTFLGLVVPKIDFKISSKPNIKIDSNIFTDLARESFFEALKMILELSEIEIKIWKLSEELKKTMIRVNALKFYYTPKYEKEIKEIKNHLEENEREFISIIKKLKKY, via the coding sequence ATGGTTAGGAACAAAACCACATTATTGGAATTAAAAACAGAACTTGAAATAATAAAAGAAGGAGAAAATGTCCTTGAACAAAAAAGGGACGCACTTATTAAAGAAATAATGAAAATGGTTGATATTGTTGATACAAGAAGAAAAAAACTTAATGAACATATGAGGAGCTGTTATAATGTTTTAATAAAAGCTTTTATGGAAAATGGTGGAAAAATTGAAAAAGAAGATTTTGTTAAAACTGAATTAAAAGTGGTTGAAAAAACATTTTTAGGTCTTGTTGTACCGAAAATTGATTTTAAAATATCATCAAAGCCGAATATAAAAATAGATTCAAACATTTTTACAGATTTAGCAAGGGAAAGTTTCTTTGAAGCTTTAAAAATGATTTTGGAACTAAGTGAAATAGAGATTAAAATATGGAAACTCTCAGAAGAGCTTAAAAAAACGATGATTAGAGTAAATGCCCTTAAATTTTATTATACACCTAAATATGAAAAAGAAATAAAAGAAATTAAAAATCATTTAGAAGAAAATGAAAGAGAGTTTATTAGTATTATCAAAAAATTAAAAAAATATTAA
- a CDS encoding AlwI family type II restriction endonuclease, with translation MYCEKAKFQSYSWTYGTTSFRVSELKYLIERQLIRLKELWSEYPNASWQEIQNIYFDKLVEEGLAQPTAKRKDKDARQKTSSLKDLGLITEDRKLTEVGEKIYQITKNNNFNFDNIFQIRNDSFIYFKQFLKIEFSKTSNSKNYYDFRMNPFLAIIYSILKLGYLTREEFTYLIPTCKNFDEIKKLLERIKKLQNRKDEKRFINKYILNKIKNSPNYKSALKCLLENPLNEENFEIAYLDRKSKKNAKFHFKLYKKIIEYYKNKYYWNEKKKLEKLKNILIALNSIKHKSKIYLKLYFFENKNFKKIKKEHIEIFERKISLKNEINLYKFLFYLFHFYKWIVNLEEYYDLNRRFLNLTDALIFEDNKIYLDEMVYTYFEGINDDLLSESLLSSSKNDYTLKLQKNLSIKEISEQLYISDEEYFNNLKKKYPQIEKVHDIKKAIFDIKKEKKKEKFIHLIKNYFDNKTLKNLLEKIKGRKDKEVKNYMDWEADIPTIFEYLIGIVWYKLNDYEGDLSEFFNLYLDANLLPRRFASGNKSDIVFKLSDEDVLLEVTLASKDNQRRMELEPVSRHLGKYILKNNKKAYAVFIAPYLDPNVLVVFRAYKNLNYYDSNNPDRYIKGLKVIPFSIDDLLIILNKKIDYKTLKNKIDIAFNNEEKDGYIWYKKILKENLK, from the coding sequence ATGTATTGTGAAAAGGCTAAATTTCAAAGTTATTCTTGGACATATGGGACGACCAGTTTTCGTGTTTCGGAATTAAAATATCTAATTGAAAGACAATTAATAAGATTAAAAGAATTGTGGAGTGAATATCCAAATGCCTCTTGGCAAGAGATTCAAAATATATATTTTGATAAATTAGTAGAAGAGGGATTAGCACAACCAACGGCAAAAAGAAAAGACAAGGATGCTAGACAAAAAACTTCATCTTTAAAAGATTTAGGATTAATTACTGAAGATAGAAAATTAACAGAAGTTGGAGAAAAAATTTATCAAATAACAAAAAATAATAATTTTAATTTTGATAATATTTTTCAAATCAGAAATGACAGTTTTATCTATTTTAAACAATTTTTAAAAATAGAGTTTTCAAAAACTTCAAATTCAAAAAATTATTATGATTTTAGAATGAATCCTTTTTTGGCAATAATTTATTCAATTTTGAAACTTGGATATTTAACAAGAGAAGAATTTACATATTTAATTCCTACTTGTAAAAATTTTGATGAAATTAAAAAGTTATTGGAAAGAATTAAAAAATTACAAAATAGAAAAGATGAAAAAAGATTTATAAATAAATATATTTTAAATAAGATTAAAAATTCTCCTAATTATAAATCTGCTTTAAAATGTTTGTTAGAAAATCCGTTAAATGAAGAAAATTTTGAAATTGCTTATTTAGATAGAAAAAGTAAAAAAAATGCCAAGTTTCATTTTAAGCTATATAAAAAAATTATTGAATATTATAAAAATAAGTATTATTGGAATGAAAAGAAAAAATTAGAAAAATTAAAAAATATTTTAATTGCATTAAATTCAATTAAACATAAATCTAAAATCTATTTAAAACTATATTTTTTTGAAAATAAAAATTTTAAAAAAATTAAAAAAGAGCATATAGAAATTTTTGAAAGAAAAATTTCATTAAAAAATGAAATTAATTTATATAAATTTCTTTTTTATCTTTTTCACTTTTATAAATGGATTGTGAATTTAGAAGAATATTATGATTTAAACAGGAGATTTTTGAATTTAACCGATGCTTTAATTTTTGAAGATAATAAAATTTATTTAGATGAAATGGTATATACTTATTTTGAGGGTATAAATGATGATTTACTTTCTGAATCTTTACTTTCATCATCAAAAAATGACTATACTTTAAAATTACAAAAAAATTTGTCTATAAAGGAAATTTCAGAACAATTATATATTTCGGATGAAGAATATTTTAATAATTTAAAAAAGAAATATCCGCAAATAGAAAAAGTTCACGATATAAAAAAAGCAATTTTTGATATTAAAAAAGAAAAGAAAAAAGAAAAATTTATACATTTAATTAAAAATTATTTTGACAATAAAACATTAAAAAATCTTTTAGAAAAAATTAAAGGAAGAAAAGATAAAGAGGTTAAAAATTATATGGATTGGGAAGCGGATATCCCTACTATTTTTGAATATTTAATAGGTATAGTATGGTATAAATTAAATGATTACGAAGGTGATTTAAGTGAATTTTTTAATCTTTACTTAGATGCAAATTTATTGCCAAGAAGGTTTGCAAGTGGAAACAAATCTGATATTGTTTTTAAATTATCGGATGAAGATGTTTTGTTAGAAGTTACTTTAGCTTCAAAAGATAATCAAAGAAGAATGGAATTAGAGCCAGTTAGTCGTCATTTAGGTAAATATATTTTAAAAAATAATAAAAAAGCTTATGCAGTTTTTATTGCCCCTTATTTAGACCCAAATGTGTTAGTTGTGTTTAGGGCTTATAAAAATTTAAATTATTATGATTCAAATAATCCTGATAGATATATAAAGGGTTTAAAAGTTATCCCATTCTCAATAGATGATTTATTGATTATTTTAAATAAAAAAATTGATTATAAAACACTTAAAAATAAAATTGATATCGCATTTAATAATGAAGAAAAAGACGGGTATATATGGTATAAAAAAATTTTAAAGGAAAATTTAAAATGA
- a CDS encoding DNA-methyltransferase — protein sequence MNLNLIYQGDCLEILKDKNKIENESINLIYADPPYNLSGNALKWEGNKTGGNWYMINEEWDKMEESEYEKFTFDWIKECKRVLKPNGSIYISCSYHNIGECVMGLKKNGFKINNIITWYKTNAMPNMTKRVFTHSTEFIIWAVKGKKWIFNYEILKGINPEKTKDGKPKQMRDMWKMPLVQGKERIKGEDGRAAHPTQKPKEMLKRIILASSNEGDTVLDPFAGSGTTLVVADELNRNWIGIEKNEKYIELIKKRFEKERKKEIKIK from the coding sequence ATGAATTTGAATTTAATATATCAGGGAGACTGTTTAGAAATATTAAAAGATAAAAATAAAATAGAAAATGAAAGTATTAATTTAATTTATGCTGACCCTCCTTATAATCTTTCTGGAAATGCTCTTAAATGGGAAGGTAATAAAACAGGTGGTAACTGGTATATGATAAATGAAGAGTGGGATAAAATGGAAGAGAGTGAATATGAAAAATTTACTTTTGATTGGATAAAAGAATGTAAAAGGGTTTTAAAACCGAACGGTTCTATTTATATTTCATGCAGTTACCACAATATAGGTGAATGTGTGATGGGACTTAAAAAAAACGGTTTTAAAATAAACAATATTATAACCTGGTATAAAACAAATGCAATGCCAAATATGACTAAAAGGGTATTTACACATTCTACTGAGTTTATAATCTGGGCGGTAAAAGGAAAAAAGTGGATATTTAATTATGAAATTTTAAAAGGGATAAATCCCGAAAAAACAAAAGACGGCAAACCAAAACAGATGAGGGATATGTGGAAAATGCCTTTAGTACAGGGAAAAGAAAGAATTAAAGGAGAAGACGGGAGGGCGGCTCATCCTACCCAAAAACCAAAAGAGATGTTAAAAAGAATAATTTTAGCTTCCTCTAACGAAGGAGACACAGTCTTGGATCCTTTTGCGGGAAGCGGGACTACTTTGGTGGTTGCAGATGAATTAAACAGAAACTGGATAGGAATAGAAAAAAATGAAAAATATATTGAATTAATAAAAAAAAGGTTTGAAAAAGAAAGAAAAAAAGAGATAAAAATCAAATAA
- the ftsY gene encoding signal recognition particle-docking protein FtsY, which translates to MFGFIKKSLQKTKDAIKEVVGIEKKEKLPRDLLEEALIEADIDYDLVEKIIDKLPNEVSKDRLKKELEKIFDVPENKFEINDKPYVILIIGVNGAGKTTTIAKLAYKFQQEGKSVILGAADTFRAAAIEQLSKWAEILDVPIIKTRQGHDPAAVTYDTIASAKAKGIDVALIDTAGRLHNKVNLQNELKKIVNVAKKAYVNAPHKILLVIDGTQGSSAINQAKVFNEVVGIDGIIVTKLDGTAKGGSLFSIVNELKIPIYYVGVGEKKEDLVEFDKNEFIEGILEGLYSE; encoded by the coding sequence ATGTTTGGATTTATTAAAAAAAGTCTGCAAAAAACAAAAGATGCAATTAAAGAGGTAGTAGGAATTGAAAAAAAAGAAAAGTTGCCAAGAGATTTGCTAGAAGAAGCTTTAATTGAAGCGGATATTGATTATGACCTGGTAGAAAAAATAATAGACAAATTACCAAATGAAGTAAGCAAAGACAGACTTAAAAAAGAGCTTGAAAAAATTTTTGATGTACCGGAGAATAAATTCGAAATAAACGACAAGCCTTATGTAATTTTAATTATAGGAGTAAACGGAGCCGGAAAAACAACTACAATAGCAAAACTTGCATATAAATTTCAACAAGAAGGCAAAAGTGTAATCTTAGGAGCTGCTGATACATTCAGGGCCGCTGCAATTGAACAGCTCTCAAAATGGGCGGAAATACTTGATGTCCCTATTATCAAAACACGCCAGGGCCATGACCCGGCAGCCGTAACTTATGATACAATCGCTTCAGCAAAAGCTAAGGGAATTGATGTAGCGTTGATTGATACGGCAGGAAGATTACATAATAAAGTCAATTTACAAAACGAGCTTAAAAAAATAGTGAATGTCGCTAAAAAAGCTTACGTTAATGCGCCTCATAAAATTTTGCTTGTAATTGACGGTACCCAGGGAAGCAGTGCTATAAATCAGGCAAAGGTTTTTAACGAAGTTGTGGGGATTGACGGGATAATTGTAACAAAGCTTGACGGAACTGCAAAAGGAGGAAGTCTCTTTAGCATAGTAAATGAACTTAAAATTCCGATTTATTATGTGGGGGTGGGTGAAAAAAAAGAAGATTTGGTTGAATTTGATAAAAATGAATTTATTGAAGGGATTTTAGAGGGCCTATACAGTGAATAA
- the radA gene encoding DNA repair protein RadA, which translates to MAKNKTVYECTECGYKSAKWMGKCPACGSWDTFVEVSEKKEKKSTSKPSKIIKFNEIEKEEIYRFSSKDSELDLVLGGGIVPGSLVLIGGSPGVGKSTLMLKLAGNLDKKVLYVAGEESPGQIKLRAERLGIKNKNLFLMPEIIVENIIEEIKKGYDLVIIDSIQTIYSENLTSAPGSVSQVREATFELMRVAKESKIPIFIIGHITKEGSIAGPRVLEHMVDTVLYFEGDASRELRILRAFKNRFGSTSEIGIFEMTKQGLVSAKNRSFFSKKALPGSAITVILEGTRPIVLEVQALVSESYGIPKRSATGFDLARLNMILALLEKKLNLPFNQYDVFVNVTGGIKINETAADLAIIAAIVSSFRNRPISKESVFIGEVSLVGDIREVPGLDVRVKEAANLGFKKAIIPSLPIEQPLKCYEVKEVEKLIEWM; encoded by the coding sequence ATGGCAAAAAATAAAACAGTTTATGAATGCACGGAATGCGGATATAAAAGTGCAAAATGGATGGGTAAATGTCCGGCATGCGGAAGTTGGGACACTTTTGTGGAAGTTAGTGAAAAAAAAGAAAAAAAATCAACTTCAAAACCATCAAAAATAATTAAATTTAATGAAATAGAAAAAGAGGAAATTTACAGATTCTCTTCCAAAGATTCTGAACTCGATTTGGTTTTAGGCGGCGGAATAGTCCCGGGAAGCCTTGTGTTAATAGGCGGAAGCCCGGGGGTTGGAAAATCAACTCTTATGCTAAAGCTTGCAGGAAATTTGGATAAAAAAGTATTATATGTAGCCGGAGAAGAGAGTCCGGGACAGATTAAACTAAGGGCTGAGAGACTTGGAATAAAAAATAAAAATCTTTTTTTAATGCCTGAGATTATTGTAGAAAACATTATAGAAGAAATTAAAAAAGGGTATGATTTAGTAATCATAGATTCAATTCAGACAATATATTCTGAAAATTTAACCTCAGCTCCTGGAAGCGTTTCACAGGTCAGGGAGGCCACGTTTGAGCTGATGAGAGTAGCAAAAGAGAGTAAAATCCCGATTTTTATAATAGGTCATATCACAAAAGAAGGCTCAATTGCAGGACCTAGGGTACTTGAGCATATGGTGGATACAGTCTTATATTTTGAAGGGGATGCCAGCCGGGAACTTAGAATCCTTAGGGCCTTTAAAAACAGATTCGGCTCAACCAGTGAAATTGGTATTTTTGAAATGACCAAGCAGGGGTTGGTCAGTGCAAAAAACAGAAGTTTTTTTTCTAAAAAAGCCCTGCCTGGAAGTGCCATTACCGTAATACTTGAGGGAACACGTCCAATTGTTCTTGAAGTTCAGGCGTTAGTTAGTGAAAGTTACGGGATACCCAAAAGAAGTGCAACCGGATTTGATTTAGCTAGACTTAATATGATTTTAGCCCTGCTTGAAAAAAAACTGAATCTTCCATTTAACCAATATGATGTTTTTGTAAATGTTACGGGTGGAATTAAAATAAATGAAACTGCAGCAGATCTCGCCATTATTGCAGCAATTGTAAGTTCATTCAGAAACAGACCTATAAGCAAAGAGAGCGTATTTATCGGTGAAGTCAGTCTGGTTGGAGATATAAGGGAAGTTCCTGGACTTGATGTAAGAGTTAAAGAAGCGGCAAATCTGGGCTTTAAAAAAGCAATCATCCCTTCTCTTCCGATTGAACAACCTCTAAAATGCTACGAAGTTAAAGAAGTTGAAAAATTGATTGAGTGGATGTGA
- a CDS encoding V-type ATP synthase subunit B — MRIEYEGALEIKGNLLFFETIENVGLNEEVTIRSNEKTLKGIVSSINEKITVIEILGEVYELDLQNIKVEFKYKPVQIPLSEEMSGKVLNSFGESLDNSIINIEKYQNINVGAYNPTRRLYPKDIVKTGFSSIDALNTLIKGQKLPIFALSGLPNDEFVSKLATQIEIEDSVVILGAIGLRHERAEFLINNIVKNNQNVTVFLNLANEPAVNSIVLPRSALTFAEYMAFEKGKNVIVILYDMTNYANALREISAKKEEIPGKKGYPGYMYSDLASIYERAGILKGKNGSITQIPILTLPDDDITHPIPDLTGYITEGQITMDRNLYKKGIFPPVNVLTSLSRLMNSAIDKTHKRFASQLYSSYAKAKKIEMFASIIGEEELSETEKKYLLFSKKFEKEFVNQDIGRTFEETFDKGWELLKLLPESELIRLTDEEIKKYING; from the coding sequence ATGAGAATTGAATATGAGGGTGCGCTTGAAATAAAAGGAAATTTACTTTTCTTTGAAACAATAGAAAATGTCGGCTTAAACGAAGAGGTTACCATCCGTTCAAATGAAAAGACTTTAAAAGGAATAGTCTCTTCTATAAATGAAAAAATTACCGTTATAGAAATATTGGGAGAGGTTTATGAACTTGATTTACAAAATATAAAAGTTGAATTTAAATATAAACCTGTTCAAATACCTCTTAGTGAAGAAATGAGTGGAAAAGTGTTAAATTCTTTTGGAGAAAGTTTAGATAACAGTATAATAAACATAGAAAAATACCAAAATATTAATGTAGGTGCATATAATCCTACAAGAAGACTTTATCCTAAGGATATTGTAAAAACAGGATTTAGCTCAATTGATGCATTAAATACATTGATAAAAGGACAAAAGCTTCCCATTTTTGCATTAAGCGGTCTTCCCAATGATGAATTTGTTTCTAAACTAGCCACTCAGATAGAAATTGAAGATTCTGTTGTAATCCTTGGGGCTATTGGACTTAGGCATGAAAGAGCTGAATTTTTGATTAATAATATTGTAAAAAATAATCAAAATGTAACAGTGTTTTTAAATCTTGCTAATGAACCTGCCGTAAATTCCATTGTTTTGCCAAGAAGTGCTTTGACATTTGCAGAATATATGGCTTTTGAAAAAGGTAAAAATGTAATAGTGATTCTTTATGATATGACTAATTATGCAAATGCTTTAAGGGAAATTTCCGCTAAAAAAGAAGAAATACCGGGTAAAAAAGGATATCCTGGTTATATGTATAGCGATTTGGCAAGTATTTATGAAAGAGCAGGTATTCTTAAAGGAAAAAATGGTTCTATTACTCAAATCCCGATACTGACACTGCCCGATGATGATATTACTCATCCAATCCCTGATTTGACAGGTTATATTACGGAAGGTCAGATAACAATGGATAGAAATTTATACAAAAAAGGTATCTTTCCGCCTGTAAATGTATTAACCTCTCTTTCAAGACTTATGAATTCAGCAATAGATAAAACACATAAACGATTTGCTTCACAGCTATATTCTTCATATGCAAAAGCCAAAAAAATAGAAATGTTTGCCTCAATCATAGGAGAAGAGGAATTGAGTGAAACGGAAAAAAAATATCTTCTTTTTTCAAAAAAATTTGAAAAAGAATTTGTAAATCAGGATATTGGCAGAACTTTTGAAGAAACATTTGACAAAGGCTGGGAATTGTTAAAATTACTTCCTGAGAGTGAACTTATACGTCTTACTGACGAAGAAATAAAAAAGTATATAAATGGTTAG
- a CDS encoding DNA adenine methylase has translation MEKIEKFEIYQRRFLGNKLKVMPLIEKIIESEIKNFNSFCDIFAGTGTVGWYFNKENLQIITNDLLYSNYIPLRAFLSDEEFDEKKIEELLKEFNSIKDCEDNYVSINFGNKYFCNNNARIIGEVRERIHKYFLNDIINPKEKAILLTSLLYAMDKIANTVGHYDAYRNIKDIPYKPLKFLMPDIDKRKNQNNLIFNMDANILIREIECDVLYIDPPYNSRQYSDTYHLPENIIRWEKPELHGKAMKFDRSTLKSKYSSKEAAKAFADLIENAKCKYILFSYNNMANKGHSRSNARISDEEIMEILSKKGRVKIYEKEHKEFTTGKSKRGDNKERIFFVKVKK, from the coding sequence ATGGAAAAAATAGAAAAATTTGAAATATATCAACGACGGTTTTTGGGAAATAAATTAAAAGTTATGCCTTTAATTGAAAAGATTATTGAAAGTGAAATTAAAAATTTTAATAGTTTTTGTGATATTTTTGCCGGTACCGGAACAGTGGGTTGGTATTTCAATAAAGAAAATTTGCAAATTATTACAAATGATTTGCTTTACAGTAACTATATACCTCTAAGGGCTTTTTTATCAGACGAGGAGTTTGATGAAAAAAAAATTGAAGAATTATTAAAAGAATTTAATTCAATAAAAGATTGTGAGGATAATTATGTATCAATTAATTTTGGAAATAAATATTTTTGTAATAATAACGCCCGAATTATAGGGGAAGTTAGAGAAAGAATTCATAAATATTTTTTAAATGATATTATTAATCCGAAAGAAAAGGCGATACTTCTCACATCTTTACTTTATGCAATGGATAAGATTGCGAATACCGTTGGACATTATGATGCCTATAGGAACATTAAGGATATTCCCTATAAACCGCTGAAATTTTTAATGCCTGATATTGATAAAAGAAAAAATCAAAATAATTTAATATTTAATATGGATGCAAATATTTTAATAAGAGAAATAGAATGCGATGTTTTATATATAGACCCTCCTTATAATTCAAGACAGTATTCAGATACTTATCATCTGCCTGAGAACATTATAAGATGGGAAAAACCAGAGTTACACGGAAAAGCGATGAAATTTGACAGAAGCACATTAAAAAGTAAATATTCTTCAAAAGAAGCTGCTAAAGCATTTGCAGATTTAATAGAAAATGCAAAATGTAAATATATACTTTTTTCATATAATAATATGGCTAATAAAGGGCATTCCCGCAGTAATGCAAGGATTTCAGATGAAGAAATTATGGAAATTTTAAGTAAAAAGGGCAGAGTTAAAATTTATGAGAAAGAACATAAGGAGTTTACAACAGGTAAAAGTAAAAGAGGGGACAATAAAGAGAGGATATTTTTTGTAAAGGTAAAAAAATAA
- a CDS encoding 5-formyltetrahydrofolate cyclo-ligase, translated as MEKSEFRKICLGRKVYNRYLLSKKISNEIYNLAKNYKNILLFIPLKNETDIRGVINRLRREKKNIFVPFMQDLSFKMVKYQLPLKKKKFSIFEPVNKQQTLQKIDLAIVPIVGITLDFRRIGFGKGMYDRFFAKLKYKPKVIFLQLSPCISKENVADKFDIKADEYISFNIRRKNERFNNFSRFDIIRSRGLLYSEKNG; from the coding sequence ATGGAAAAAAGTGAATTTAGGAAAATATGTCTTGGTAGAAAAGTTTATAACAGATATTTGCTTTCAAAAAAAATTTCAAATGAAATTTACAATCTTGCAAAAAATTATAAAAATATACTTTTATTTATCCCTTTAAAGAACGAAACGGATATAAGGGGGGTTATAAATAGACTCAGGAGAGAAAAAAAGAATATTTTTGTCCCGTTTATGCAAGATTTAAGCTTTAAAATGGTAAAATATCAATTGCCTTTAAAGAAAAAAAAATTCTCAATTTTCGAACCTGTAAATAAACAGCAGACTTTACAAAAAATTGACTTAGCAATTGTTCCGATTGTCGGAATTACCCTGGATTTTAGAAGAATAGGTTTTGGCAAAGGAATGTATGACAGGTTTTTTGCCAAATTAAAATATAAACCTAAAGTTATCTTTTTGCAGCTCAGTCCTTGCATAAGCAAGGAAAATGTTGCAGATAAGTTTGATATAAAAGCAGATGAATATATAAGTTTTAATATAAGGAGAAAAAATGAACGTTTTAATAATTTTAGCCGTTTCGATATTATCCGCTCTCGCGGGTTACTTTATAGCGAAAAAAATGGATGA